In Trifolium pratense cultivar HEN17-A07 linkage group LG7, ARS_RC_1.1, whole genome shotgun sequence, a genomic segment contains:
- the LOC123895755 gene encoding uncharacterized protein LOC123895755, whose product MDTSLSFSRLLSSSTTTSLLSPKTKTLSSNFTLPLKLNRFNPKPLRFSTSSKISATISVGDKLPESTFSYLDPAGEVQTITVSDLTKGKKAVLFAVPGAFTPTCSQKHCQLIMCDCSSLIGCFRFVFQKLCARKLILIMGILCGFVSSNWAESVIQFDFEMATQFDMLCDVLPGHNSWKFKVRVLRMWAISSFMKPNELNSMEMVLIDGNGVYSLIHGKHSNSVVVTDITPFDRFYPHKTVREFIDTQESGFFVLCARVVGIFHINKWWYPVCKCGNFLDIWVGCYFCVQCNIHVFCVSSMFKLQIAIDDGTSTVLIQSTHSPLRGIHCLNHSSLGIEHALAHYGSKAFEGKEILFIARKTSRSEYRFEDYVEIINMTDEEGSVRRFHELGNNFTPTKSIYIDPFAQLDVEAHDSVLVSSVQKFITKGKKPLIDLETPSNFSCVTTGSFSTSNLIKARKKLSYAFSECTGERNIFEC is encoded by the exons ATGGAtacatctctctctttctctagaCTCCTCTCTTCTTCCACCACCACATCACTCTTATctcccaaaaccaaaaccctctcttccaattttaccctcccCCTCAAACTCAACCGTTTCAACCCAAAACCTCTCCGATTTTCCACTTCATCCAAAATCTCCGCCACCATCTCCGTCGGCGACAAACTTCCCGAATCCACCTTCTCATACCTCGACCCCGCCGGCGAAGTCCAAACCATAACAGTTTCCGACCTAACAAAAGGCAAAAAAGCCGTTCTCTTCGCCGTTCCAGGAGCTTTCACACCAACATGCTCACAGAAACACTGCCAGCTTATCATGTGCGATTGTTCCAGCTTAATAGGGTGTTTTAGATTCGTTTTTCAAAAGCTTTGCGCGCGTAAATTGATTCTGATTATGGGAATACTATGCGGCTTTGTTTCTAGCAATTGG GCTGAATCAGTCATCCAATTCGATTTCGAAATGGCAACCCAATTTGACATGTTGTGCGATGTTCTTCCTGGGCATAATTCATGGAAGTTCAAAGTTCGTGTCCTCCGTATGTGggcaatttcttcttttatgaAGCCTAATGAGTTGAACTCTATGGAAATGGTGCTGATAGATGGAAATG GTGTATACTCTCTTATTCATGGGAAACATTCCAATTCTGTCGTGGTGACTGATATCACTCCATTTGATCGTTTTTATCCACACAAAACTGTTCGTGAATTTATCGATACACAGGAGTCCGGATTTTTCGTGTTATGTGCTCGAGTTGTAGGTATATTTCACATAAATAAGTGGTGGTATCCCGTTTGCAAGTGTGGAAATTTTCTTGACATATGGGTTGGATGTTACTTCTGTGTCCAATGCAATATCCACGTTTTCTGTGTATCCTCGAT gtttaagTTACAGATCGCAATTGACGATGGGACATCAACTGTTCTTATTCAGTCGACACATTCTCCTCTTCGAGGAATTCACTGCCTTAATCATAGTTCATTG GGAATAGAACATGCATTGGCTCATTATGGAAGCAAGGCTTTTGAGGGGAAAGAAATTCTTTTCATAGCTAGGAAGACTTCTAGATCAGAGTATAGGTTTGAAGATTATGTAGAAATCATAAACATGACCGATGAAGAGGGATCTGTTCGTCGTTTCCATGAGCTTGGCAATAACTTTACTCCTACGAAG TCGATATATATTGATCCATTTGCCCAACTTGACGTGGAGGCGCACGATAGTGTATTAGTTTCAAGTGTGCAGAAATTTATCACTAAAGGGAAGAAGCCTTTGATTGATCTAGAAACTCCATCAAATTTTTCTTGTGTTACCACTGGATCATTCTCTACCTCAAATTTGATCAAAGCTAGGAAGAAATTGTCGTATGCCTTTAGTGAGTGCACCGGTGAAAGGAACATCTTTGAATGCTAA